A stretch of Methanobrevibacter sp. YE315 DNA encodes these proteins:
- a CDS encoding type II secretion system F family protein: protein MEDMSQYGEGPLYDEMRRTIIEIRMGRNFEDAWRAMAKRLKSKELERIFGIILDGRKSGSSISAVLSDVSDDLRDLMALKRERKSTVMMPIMFLLISAVIATPFAIGMVGVYSSFMQSYGMASEIILAAPIAGEIYLIIHSVLVSFIISIIMYGEFKKGMKFALPLAASSFGIFYVISTFGGTLIIGGF, encoded by the coding sequence ATGGAGGACATGTCGCAGTACGGGGAAGGTCCTTTATACGACGAGATGAGGAGGACTATAATAGAAATTCGAATGGGTCGCAATTTCGAAGATGCCTGGAGGGCAATGGCCAAACGCTTAAAATCAAAAGAACTTGAAAGGATATTCGGGATTATCCTTGATGGGAGAAAAAGCGGATCAAGCATTTCGGCAGTATTGTCTGATGTTTCTGATGATTTAAGGGATTTGATGGCACTTAAACGCGAGAGGAAATCTACTGTAATGATGCCGATTATGTTTTTGTTAATTTCAGCTGTTATTGCAACGCCTTTTGCAATAGGCATGGTCGGAGTTTATTCCAGTTTCATGCAAAGTTATGGGATGGCTTCAGAGATTATTCTGGCAGCCCCTATTGCAGGTGAGATTTATTTAATAATTCATTCGGTCTTAGTTTCTTTTATCATTAGCATCATAATGTATGGGGAATTTAAGAAGGGAATGAAGTTTGCATTGCCTTTGGCAGCATCTTCATTTGGAATTTTCTACGTCATCTCTACATTTGGCGGCACATTAATTATTGGGGGATTTTAA
- a CDS encoding Ig-like domain-containing protein has translation MLFQVYLNEVMLWMSSTAVMICTNQGQGLPHSVKKYKVAMKATAASVGSGEDVGVNVVMSKDATGNVSITADSGVFSAEIIDGVASITVPGLADGTYSYDVQYGGGGKYKNCTSCVTFTVGD, from the coding sequence TTGTTGTTTCAGGTTTATTTGAATGAGGTTATGCTTTGGATGTCCAGTACAGCGGTGATGATATGTACAAATCAAGGTCAAGGGTTGCCACATTCAGTCAAGAAGTATAAAGTTGCTATGAAGGCGACTGCCGCTTCTGTAGGATCTGGTGAGGATGTTGGTGTTAATGTTGTCATGTCCAAAGATGCTACAGGCAATGTCAGCATCACTGCTGACAGTGGTGTCTTTTCTGCTGAAATCATTGATGGCGTAGCTTCAATCACTGTTCCTGGTTTGGCTGATGGAACATATAGCTATGATGTTCAGTATGGTGGGGGCGGCAAGTATAAGAACTGCACTTCGTGCGTCACTTTCACTGTAGGCGATTAA
- a CDS encoding TMEM175 family protein: METTRFETFFDAILAIIITVLVLKIPQPASPTLEAFLHLNPIYIAYLISFLVLYNIWYANHNLFQVVDTIDNTALWIYGLMTFVISLLPYFTIWLANNVHSIPPETMFGLIFIITHILNTLATRAIYRSNPYNKQLHELNFNSYYMNLPTIVLIIGFILTYTIFVPGIYICCLLSVVLWILLGRLLRRHAGGN, from the coding sequence ATGGAAACCACTAGATTTGAAACATTTTTCGATGCGATTTTGGCAATCATCATAACGGTTCTAGTTTTAAAAATCCCCCAACCGGCATCACCAACACTAGAGGCGTTTTTACACTTAAATCCAATTTATATTGCCTATTTGATTAGTTTTTTAGTATTATACAATATTTGGTATGCCAATCACAACCTATTCCAGGTTGTCGATACGATTGACAACACCGCCCTTTGGATTTATGGATTGATGACTTTTGTAATCTCACTTTTGCCGTATTTTACAATTTGGCTTGCAAACAATGTCCATTCCATTCCTCCGGAGACCATGTTTGGATTGATTTTCATAATAACACATATACTAAATACATTAGCTACAAGGGCGATTTACAGAAGCAATCCTTATAACAAACAGCTTCATGAATTAAATTTTAACTCCTACTACATGAATTTGCCGACAATCGTTTTAATCATTGGTTTTATTCTGACCTATACGATTTTTGTTCCGGGAATCTATATTTGTTGTTTATTGTCAGTGGTATTATGGATTTTACTTGGAAGATTATTAAGGAGGCATGCTGGTGGAAACTGA
- a CDS encoding TMEM175 family protein yields the protein METDRFEALIDAILAIIITVIVLEIPLASLGTWDSLYELRYEFIIYAVSFIVCFNFWNYNNNIFSIVNKIDYKVIWTMGATLLVFSLLPYFTTFVGENFYAFFPQFMYGLCFIITAILSIIIGKFLKEADPGNIALQLALSNHYPLYGTIILVLIGMIIGYFIFPPAIMICCLASILGIWCIPKIQCYLT from the coding sequence GTGGAAACTGACAGATTTGAAGCATTAATCGATGCGATTTTGGCAATCATCATTACAGTCATTGTCTTGGAGATTCCACTTGCAAGCCTTGGAACTTGGGATTCCCTCTATGAGCTTAGATACGAATTCATAATTTATGCAGTCAGCTTTATTGTGTGTTTCAATTTCTGGAATTATAACAATAACATTTTCAGCATAGTGAATAAAATTGATTATAAGGTTATTTGGACAATGGGTGCGACATTACTTGTATTTTCACTTCTTCCATACTTTACAACATTTGTTGGGGAAAATTTCTATGCATTCTTCCCTCAGTTCATGTACGGATTATGTTTTATCATAACAGCAATCCTTTCAATAATTATCGGCAAATTTTTAAAAGAAGCAGATCCTGGAAACATCGCATTGCAACTTGCACTAAGTAACCATTATCCACTCTATGGAACCATTATCCTAGTTTTAATAGGAATGATAATCGGATATTTCATTTTCCCGCCGGCAATTATGATATGCTGTTTAGCATCAATACTGGGAATATGGTGCATACCTAAAATCCAATGCTACTTGACTTAA
- a CDS encoding DUF308 domain-containing protein, with amino-acid sequence MDSRKILGIIFIILGLLFVIYPFYSAAAVSWIAGICLICFGFASIIDGFSIWSMMAHVSLLDILIGICAILLGIMFIYEIDALSFITAYLFYLIAFVLILAGIFGILFSLDTLSRLTSVLILILGIVAVYLAFASLAQPLYVAIIVGICLIMEGILFLASGIADSN; translated from the coding sequence ATGGATTCTAGAAAAATATTAGGAATTATATTTATAATATTGGGTTTACTTTTTGTAATTTACCCATTTTATAGCGCAGCAGCAGTATCTTGGATTGCAGGAATATGTTTAATATGCTTTGGATTTGCTTCCATAATTGACGGATTTTCCATATGGAGCATGATGGCTCATGTTTCACTGCTTGACATATTGATCGGAATTTGTGCAATACTATTGGGAATAATGTTCATTTATGAAATTGATGCATTGTCCTTCATTACCGCATATCTATTCTACTTGATTGCATTTGTATTGATATTAGCAGGTATTTTTGGCATTTTATTCTCATTGGATACACTATCAAGACTAACATCAGTACTGATTTTAATCTTAGGTATAGTGGCGGTTTATCTTGCTTTCGCTTCACTTGCACAACCGTTATATGTTGCAATCATCGTTGGAATATGCCTGATTATGGAGGGAATACTGTTCCTGGCATCAGGCATTGCCGATAGTAATTAG
- a CDS encoding class III signal peptide-containing protein — MDNRAQTSAEFILLFGGIFVVVLLVIYMYNGYIDDLGGQIQSKEVSEFNSQLKILEEYFK; from the coding sequence ATGGATAACAGGGCTCAAACTTCAGCGGAATTTATTTTACTTTTTGGAGGGATATTTGTTGTGGTCTTACTGGTTATTTACATGTATAATGGTTATATAGATGATTTGGGCGGTCAGATACAGTCAAAGGAGGTTAGTGAATTTAATTCTCAATTAAAAATTTTAGAAGAGTACTTTAAATAG
- a CDS encoding DUF4013 domain-containing protein, with amino-acid sequence MIGQTVNFYDNVKDAIHYAISDKVSIVVIGLTLTFLATMENYNLSYTVWGLLINISVIILVCFESGYSSKIINETINGSDRPPIIDNVFEILKQGVEECITSFIYAILFFAVVSVLLIINDLFPQFFGISLVLGIIVFAVIFILIQVSVIYKSYHSGKFYKGFDFKGMARLFRKLGFWGSLFLCAVSLISQAFIFSSLFEVSFFEIGNINSFILRFLLAPICLIFSLRLVALQGRLD; translated from the coding sequence ATGATTGGTCAAACAGTAAATTTTTATGATAATGTTAAAGACGCTATACATTATGCAATTTCAGATAAAGTGTCTATTGTTGTCATTGGCCTTACTTTAACATTCCTTGCAACAATGGAGAACTATAACCTTTCATATACTGTATGGGGACTTTTAATTAACATTTCTGTGATTATTTTAGTTTGTTTTGAATCAGGATACTCTTCTAAAATAATTAATGAAACCATTAATGGTTCAGATAGGCCTCCAATTATTGACAATGTTTTTGAAATTTTAAAGCAGGGTGTTGAAGAGTGTATTACAAGTTTCATATATGCTATTTTATTTTTTGCTGTCGTATCAGTGCTTTTAATAATTAATGATTTATTCCCTCAATTTTTTGGCATTTCATTAGTTTTAGGCATAATAGTATTTGCAGTGATATTTATTCTTATTCAAGTATCCGTAATTTATAAATCATATCATTCAGGTAAGTTTTATAAAGGGTTTGATTTTAAAGGCATGGCACGTCTTTTTAGGAAATTGGGTTTTTGGGGTAGCCTGTTTTTATGTGCGGTGTCATTGATTTCACAAGCTTTTATTTTTTCTTCATTATTTGAGGTAAGCTTTTTTGAAATTGGAAATATAAATAGTTTTATCTTAAGATTCTTATTAGCCCCAATATGCCTTATCTTTTCATTAAGATTGGTTGCGCTTCAAGGAAGACTGGATTGA
- a CDS encoding Ig-like domain-containing protein yields MINKKKLFISILIVLSVFICLTSVAAQDTTDANLTQDFADEVSQAGGDDVHIELAEIDDDSKASQEDNQPIGQSNSEDIISEPDDGSFEALESKIDNAPDNSIIKLENDYLYSGSGKGHGIEIRKPLTIDGQGKTIDANQKVRVFYIVSENVILKNIIFINGNWGSTNNGGGDIYSRGYNTLIYNCTFMNNKASNDGGAVYLTGDNGVVSNCSFVNSTASEQAGAVYVSGDNGVVSNSSFVNSSARHEGGAVYLKGDNGVVSNCSFVNSSSTSYEGGAVYLYSQNGVVSNCSFVNSSAKKDGGAVFLKGKNAALSNCSFVNSSSTSHEGGAVFWSSADGVVSNCSFVNSSAKMKGGTVYWEGTKGIVSNCSFVNSSASDDGGTVYWYASGGTVSGCSFVNSTSADDQGGAIYFNGNKGAVSGCSFVNCSSQSGGAVYWRGDDGIVSDCSFVNNNASDNGGAVNCHGPDSIVSDCSFVNNSAGNEGGAVFWYNTRGTLSGCSFVNNNASDDGGAVYWQGYNGAFSGCSFMNNSAGNNGGALYWVRNNGDLSACSFVNSSAGNDGGAVYWSGNNGKVSNCSFMHSSGIYGGAIYLIDTNSSVYTCIFVNNTADIGIIHFENVNQENISHFKINNNIFLNNAGGREISFNQIDNNSNADYNWFGNNATNYDMAPATNDMEISAWLFLNATANPDIINISNVSEVVFKLYAYTPSGVSEYDNSLLKAVNLTLTPTKGRVNTTRVGLEEPVQYTAESRGIGKITATIENVSYTRLVIVPKNNITSIKASSLTTRVGTNATVNVVLAEKDANGTVTITINGVKYVGDVKNGQGTIVLPLLPAGKTKHTVIYRGDDNYNSKTTTVNVNVNKYYPTIKATARTVHVGDDVVINVTRLPELATGTVSVNIGGAVYNATVEDGSAVIVVPDLPLGNYTLDVSYSGDEMYKAYNTTVTFNVNKLITIMQCPTRTVHVGDDVTINVKLADDATGTVWVEVNGTNFTVAVENGAASIVVSGLPEGSYALDVHYSGDEKYKSRSRVATFNVNKYKVAMKATAGSVRSGEDVGVNVVMSSDATGNVSIAVDSGVFSAEVIDGVASITVPGLADGTYTYDVLYGGDGKYKNCTSSVTFSVGD; encoded by the coding sequence ATGATTAACAAGAAAAAGCTGTTTATCAGCATTTTAATCGTATTAAGTGTTTTCATCTGTCTGACTTCTGTCGCAGCTCAGGATACCACAGACGCCAACCTGACACAAGATTTTGCTGATGAGGTTTCACAGGCCGGTGGAGACGATGTGCATATTGAATTGGCAGAAATAGATGATGATTCAAAAGCATCGCAAGAGGATAATCAACCAATTGGACAGTCAAACAGCGAAGATATAATAAGCGAACCCGATGATGGAAGTTTCGAGGCATTGGAAAGCAAGATTGACAATGCCCCCGACAATTCCATAATAAAATTAGAAAATGACTATTTGTACTCAGGGTCAGGGAAAGGTCATGGAATTGAAATTAGAAAACCCCTAACAATTGATGGGCAAGGAAAAACAATTGATGCAAATCAGAAAGTAAGAGTTTTTTATATCGTCTCTGAAAATGTAATATTAAAAAATATTATTTTTATTAATGGTAATTGGGGGAGTACTAATAACGGAGGGGGCGATATATACTCAAGGGGTTATAATACCCTTATTTATAATTGTACTTTTATGAATAATAAGGCTAGCAATGATGGTGGTGCTGTTTATTTGACTGGTGATAACGGTGTTGTTTCCAATTGTAGTTTTGTGAATAGTACTGCTAGCGAACAGGCTGGTGCTGTTTATGTGAGTGGTGATAATGGTGTTGTTTCCAATTCTAGTTTTGTGAATAGCAGTGCTAGACATGAGGGTGGTGCTGTTTATTTGAAAGGTGATAATGGTGTTGTTTCCAATTGTAGTTTTGTGAATAGTAGTTCTACTAGTTATGAAGGCGGTGCCGTTTATTTGTATAGTCAAAATGGTGTTGTTTCCAATTGTAGTTTTGTGAATAGTAGTGCTAAAAAGGATGGCGGTGCCGTTTTTTTGAAGGGAAAAAATGCTGCTCTATCTAATTGCAGTTTTGTGAATAGTAGTTCAACTAGTCATGAAGGCGGTGCTGTTTTTTGGAGTAGTGCAGATGGTGTTGTTTCCAATTGTAGTTTTGTGAATAGTAGTGCTAAAATGAAAGGTGGTACTGTTTATTGGGAGGGCACTAAAGGTATTGTTTCCAATTGTAGTTTTGTGAATAGTAGTGCTAGCGATGATGGTGGTACTGTTTATTGGTATGCTTCAGGTGGTACTGTTTCTGGTTGTAGTTTTGTGAATAGCACTTCTGCTGATGATCAAGGCGGTGCTATATATTTCAATGGTAATAAGGGTGCTGTTTCTGGTTGTAGTTTTGTGAATTGTAGTTCTCAAAGTGGCGGTGCTGTTTATTGGAGAGGTGATGATGGCATTGTTTCCGATTGTAGTTTTGTGAATAATAATGCTAGCGATAATGGTGGTGCTGTTAATTGCCATGGTCCTGACAGTATTGTTTCCGATTGTAGTTTTGTGAATAACAGTGCTGGCAATGAGGGTGGTGCCGTTTTTTGGTATAATACTAGAGGCACTCTTTCTGGCTGTAGTTTTGTGAATAATAATGCTAGCGATGATGGTGGTGCTGTTTATTGGCAGGGCTATAACGGTGCTTTTTCTGGCTGTAGCTTTATGAATAACAGTGCTGGCAATAATGGTGGTGCTCTTTATTGGGTGCGCAATAACGGTGATCTTTCTGCTTGTAGTTTTGTGAATAGCAGTGCCGGCAATGATGGTGGCGCTGTTTATTGGTCTGGAAATAATGGTAAAGTTTCCAATTGTAGCTTTATGCATAGTTCCGGAATTTATGGTGGTGCCATATACTTGATTGATACAAATTCATCTGTTTATACTTGCATCTTCGTAAATAATACTGCAGATATAGGCATTATCCATTTTGAAAATGTCAACCAAGAAAACATCAGCCACTTTAAAATCAACAACAATATCTTTTTAAACAACGCCGGAGGACGTGAAATCTCATTTAACCAAATCGACAATAATTCCAATGCTGACTATAACTGGTTCGGAAATAATGCAACCAATTACGATATGGCGCCGGCAACTAATGACATGGAAATAAGTGCTTGGCTGTTCTTGAATGCTACAGCAAATCCGGACATAATCAATATTTCAAACGTATCTGAAGTCGTGTTTAAATTATATGCTTATACTCCTTCAGGTGTATCAGAATATGACAACAGTCTTTTGAAAGCCGTCAACTTAACATTGACTCCAACAAAAGGAAGAGTCAATACTACCCGGGTCGGCTTGGAAGAACCTGTTCAGTACACTGCGGAGAGTCGGGGAATAGGCAAAATAACCGCAACAATAGAAAATGTTTCCTACACAAGATTAGTTATAGTGCCTAAGAATAACATTACTTCAATTAAAGCCAGTTCTCTTACTACAAGAGTAGGTACTAATGCTACTGTAAATGTTGTATTGGCGGAAAAGGATGCTAATGGTACTGTCACTATCACAATAAATGGTGTCAAATACGTCGGTGATGTTAAAAACGGTCAGGGAACTATTGTTCTTCCGTTGTTGCCTGCAGGTAAAACTAAGCATACTGTTATTTACAGAGGTGATGACAATTATAATAGCAAAACCACTACCGTAAATGTCAACGTGAATAAATATTATCCGACCATTAAGGCAACCGCTCGTACTGTCCATGTTGGTGATGATGTTGTAATTAATGTTACTAGATTGCCTGAACTTGCAACAGGTACTGTTTCAGTCAATATTGGTGGTGCTGTTTATAATGCTACTGTTGAGGACGGTTCCGCAGTCATAGTAGTTCCTGATTTGCCTTTAGGAAATTATACTTTAGATGTTTCCTACAGTGGCGATGAAATGTATAAGGCATATAATACCACTGTTACATTTAATGTGAACAAACTCATTACCATTATGCAGTGCCCTACACGTACCGTCCATGTTGGTGATGATGTTACTATTAATGTTAAGTTAGCTGATGATGCGACAGGTACTGTGTGGGTTGAAGTTAATGGAACTAACTTCACAGTAGCTGTTGAAAACGGTGCCGCTTCCATTGTGGTTTCAGGTTTACCGGAAGGTAGTTATGCTTTGGATGTCCACTACAGCGGTGATGAAAAGTACAAATCAAGATCAAGGGTTGCCACATTCAATGTCAATAAGTATAAAGTTGCGATGAAGGCAACTGCCGGTTCTGTAAGATCTGGTGAGGACGTTGGCGTTAATGTTGTCATGTCCAGTGATGCTACCGGCAATGTCAGCATTGCGGTGGATAGTGGCGTCTTTTCTGCTGAAGTCATTGATGGTGTAGCTTCAATCACTGTTCCTGGTTTGGCCGATGGAACATATACTTATGATGTTCTGTATGGCGGGGACGGCAAGTATAAGAACTGCACTTCGAGTGTCACTTTCAGTGTAGGCGATTAA
- a CDS encoding AarF/ABC1/UbiB kinase family protein: protein MDKETKERLGEIRAAIKKYGFDKILGETAKSKIRKSDDDESSSLLLDDEIPVKLRLMLQELGTTFIKLGQLLSTRPDIVGEDIANELANLQDDNPAITYEQVKAIVERELNGNIDELFEDFHHEHLATASIGQVHEAKLITGERVAVKIQKEGITDKIDLDLRIMKYIANRADKWNSDLRKINLPGIMEEFDRSIHKEIDYNNEFMNMQRIEMNFVDNPAIHIPATYPKYCSSKVLTMEFIDGTKLNDVYASTGDEFDKKLLAKNVLDSYLQQLFIDGFFHGDPHPGNIMILEDNVLCYLDLGMMGFFDEEFKRNLSELMLLFVDQDVDGLINQLMYMDILDYDIDTKTLRRDLNDLFGRYFGVQLNRFDGVLEALLSLMQEYGVIIPNEIVTMARGLSMIEAIANNLDPEIDVFASIKPIATEIAKQRVSPRNYLKGKKSSIIMYDHMIKSLPRLLTRAIHKIENEEFQFRLEVDITDKVTIITLISALIIGSSVVSFGPRVFDMPVISLIGYIIAIILSIIGMKKFVLK, encoded by the coding sequence ATGGATAAGGAGACAAAGGAACGTTTAGGCGAAATCCGAGCGGCCATAAAAAAATATGGCTTCGACAAGATTTTAGGCGAAACGGCAAAAAGCAAAATACGCAAAAGCGATGATGACGAGTCATCAAGTCTTTTGTTGGACGATGAAATTCCCGTAAAATTAAGACTGATGCTTCAGGAATTGGGAACCACATTCATCAAGTTAGGTCAGCTATTGAGTACAAGACCGGACATTGTCGGAGAAGATATTGCAAATGAGCTTGCCAACCTGCAGGATGACAACCCTGCCATTACATACGAACAGGTAAAGGCAATAGTTGAAAGGGAACTCAACGGCAATATCGATGAATTGTTTGAGGATTTCCATCATGAACATTTGGCAACCGCATCCATCGGCCAGGTTCATGAAGCGAAATTAATCACAGGCGAACGCGTTGCAGTTAAAATTCAAAAAGAAGGCATCACCGATAAGATTGACCTTGATTTGAGGATTATGAAATATATCGCAAACCGTGCCGACAAATGGAACTCCGATTTAAGAAAAATAAACCTGCCTGGAATTATGGAAGAATTCGACCGTTCCATTCACAAGGAAATCGATTACAACAACGAATTCATGAACATGCAACGCATAGAAATGAATTTCGTGGATAATCCTGCCATTCACATTCCGGCAACATATCCTAAATACTGTTCATCAAAAGTCTTGACAATGGAATTCATTGATGGTACTAAGTTAAATGACGTTTATGCAAGTACCGGCGATGAATTTGACAAAAAGCTATTGGCAAAAAATGTCCTTGATTCATATCTCCAACAACTCTTCATTGACGGTTTCTTCCACGGAGACCCGCATCCGGGAAATATAATGATTTTGGAAGACAATGTTCTATGTTACCTTGATTTGGGTATGATGGGATTCTTTGATGAAGAATTCAAAAGAAACCTTTCCGAACTAATGCTGTTATTCGTAGACCAGGACGTTGACGGATTGATAAATCAGTTAATGTACATGGACATCCTGGATTATGATATTGATACAAAAACATTAAGAAGGGACTTGAACGATCTGTTTGGAAGATACTTCGGTGTGCAATTAAATCGTTTCGATGGAGTATTGGAGGCACTGCTTAGCCTTATGCAGGAATACGGAGTTATCATTCCAAATGAAATCGTTACAATGGCAAGAGGATTGTCAATGATTGAAGCAATTGCAAACAATCTTGATCCTGAAATCGATGTTTTCGCATCAATCAAGCCTATCGCTACAGAAATTGCCAAACAGAGAGTCAGTCCAAGAAACTATTTGAAAGGCAAAAAAAGCAGCATAATCATGTACGACCACATGATTAAATCATTGCCGAGACTCCTTACAAGAGCCATCCACAAGATTGAAAACGAAGAGTTTCAGTTCAGGCTTGAAGTCGACATTACCGATAAGGTTACAATAATCACATTAATATCAGCACTTATAATCGGTTCTTCCGTTGTTTCATTCGGACCAAGGGTATTTGACATGCCAGTGATTTCTTTAATCGGATATATCATAGCGATAATCTTGAGCATTATTGGCATGAAAAAGTTTGTACTTAAATAA
- a CDS encoding MATE family efflux transporter, translating to MNEKIDLVSLPKKSFWKLSVPIIAFCIFDALYGIVDMVWISKISIEATFAIGVSIPITSLIFSFGDSIGQGTNSIMSRFIGSGDYESSYNALIHGMIFANIIWVVVLACMVFANGILYYWDQADSYVMVFDYLVPIAVFAYIFIFNNLFCETLQAEGNSHLPTILMISANILNLILDPIFIFNLNLGIKGAAYATVLSAFVVFIIFIFWYISGRTKIPLSLKYFKIRRYIFVEIFKVALPNFLDNGLWCFSASFINSILFMTMGEMGPVLYALSNKLKSLLIAPVRGYGRGLMSVTGHLFGAHEFKDLEYMFKYVLKISFITILIVMIVFIFVSNYVFSLFSVTGMENEVFWIAIGGTVIMLAIPFSMISSKMLDGFGKSMYSLLFTCIKIIFELILIYALSIYLNNASCVLIGILVAEILAAIAYYLFLRHLFKNFEDTYSEKSTVKTFNDEENLIDAEQETKDDNHKISSKIPSIIALIALESIVLGIAYILIKYQSHELLLSGLIAFVIGTISYYLMERLNKPILSVIGFLVNAVLIFFLLGNNGYMATILLIIVGAILLYMKLIFKRIE from the coding sequence ATGAACGAAAAAATTGATTTGGTTTCACTTCCTAAAAAATCGTTTTGGAAATTGAGCGTACCCATCATTGCCTTTTGCATTTTTGATGCACTGTACGGTATTGTCGATATGGTATGGATTTCCAAAATAAGTATTGAAGCAACTTTCGCAATCGGCGTTTCAATACCGATTACTTCACTTATCTTTTCATTTGGTGATTCAATCGGTCAGGGAACCAATTCAATAATGTCTCGTTTTATAGGATCGGGCGATTATGAAAGCTCATATAATGCGTTAATCCATGGGATGATTTTTGCCAATATAATATGGGTTGTTGTTTTAGCATGCATGGTCTTTGCTAATGGGATTCTATATTATTGGGACCAGGCGGATTCATATGTTATGGTCTTTGATTATTTGGTTCCGATTGCGGTATTTGCATATATATTCATTTTCAATAATCTGTTTTGTGAAACTTTGCAGGCTGAAGGAAATTCACACCTTCCGACCATTCTGATGATTTCAGCAAATATTTTAAATTTAATACTGGACCCTATCTTTATCTTCAATTTAAATTTGGGAATTAAGGGGGCAGCTTATGCTACGGTTTTATCTGCATTTGTCGTGTTCATTATTTTTATATTTTGGTACATTTCTGGAAGAACAAAAATTCCCTTGTCTTTAAAATACTTCAAAATCCGCCGATATATATTTGTTGAAATCTTTAAAGTGGCCCTTCCTAATTTCTTGGACAACGGGTTATGGTGCTTTTCAGCATCATTCATAAATTCCATTTTATTTATGACAATGGGCGAAATGGGTCCGGTTTTGTATGCATTATCAAATAAACTAAAATCCCTATTGATTGCTCCGGTTAGGGGATACGGTAGAGGATTGATGAGCGTTACAGGGCACTTGTTTGGTGCACATGAGTTCAAGGACTTGGAGTACATGTTCAAATACGTGCTTAAGATATCCTTCATAACTATATTAATTGTAATGATAGTATTCATATTTGTATCCAATTATGTATTTAGCTTATTTTCCGTCACTGGAATGGAAAATGAGGTGTTCTGGATTGCGATTGGCGGAACAGTCATCATGCTGGCAATTCCATTTTCCATGATTTCTTCAAAAATGCTTGACGGTTTTGGAAAAAGTATGTACTCCCTGCTGTTTACATGCATTAAGATAATATTTGAATTGATTTTAATATATGCATTGTCCATTTATTTAAATAACGCTAGCTGCGTTTTAATAGGAATTCTGGTTGCTGAAATTTTAGCGGCAATTGCATATTACCTATTCTTAAGACACCTATTCAAAAACTTCGAGGATACATATAGCGAGAAATCCACAGTCAAAACTTTCAATGATGAGGAAAATTTAATTGATGCAGAACAAGAAACTAAAGATGACAACCATAAGATTTCATCGAAAATTCCATCAATCATTGCATTGATAGCTCTTGAATCGATTGTTTTAGGAATCGCATACATACTTATCAAATATCAATCCCATGAACTTTTGCTATCAGGATTAATTGCTTTTGTCATAGGCACAATTTCTTACTATTTAATGGAAAGATTAAACAAGCCGATATTGTCTGTGATTGGTTTTCTCGTGAATGCTGTCTTGATTTTCTTTTTATTGGGTAATAATGGTTATATGGCTACAATACTTTTAATAATTGTAGGGGCCATATTATTGTACATGAAATTAATATTCAAGAGAATTGAATAG